A genomic window from Vigna radiata var. radiata cultivar VC1973A unplaced genomic scaffold, Vradiata_ver6 scaffold_153, whole genome shotgun sequence includes:
- the LOC111240981 gene encoding protein MAINTENANCE OF MERISTEMS-like: MTITLDDVSTLLHLPVMGQLCDLEELEFEEARTALVDLLGVDGGTAGAEMEDRCQSQDWDYAARAYLLHLVGCTIFANKSASSIRVSYLLLFRDIHACGRYAWGIAALAHLYEQLGDASLASTKQMAGYLTLFQSWIYEHFPSMGRRRLVSSYDDTTPRATRWQSLRQSSTLAEIRSQLDGLTYGGVLWHPYEGHRGIRLLFGICMYSGWIRIGDTLSRHLPERVMRQFGFYQEIPRPPTVIADADVVAIDFAWLHFIDHVIRNVRQTSYPSECVDGYIQWFRRVSHPYIIAAPADARPALAPTQRPDVPQEARRHRRSSPPSPSGALARFRQMAKKLQAMISCRHVTKGTVAHQMTVELLQEANDGIDEYSPTRRGQRHVRGRRSTSN, translated from the exons ATGACGATCACTCTTGATGATGTTTCCACTTTACTTCATCTCCCGGTGATGGGACAGTTATGCGATTTGGAGGAGTTGGAGTTTGAGGAGGCTCGTACAGCCCTCGTAGACCTGCTTGGCGTTGACGGTGGCACAGCTGGTGCTGAGATGGAGGAT AGGTGTCAGTCGCAGGATTGGGACTATGCTGCCAGAGCATATCTGTTGCATCTAGTAGGATGCACNATTTTTGCAAATAAAAGTGCTAGTTCTATACGCGTGTCTTACCTACTATTATTTAGAGACATACACGCGTGTGGCAGATATGCTTGGGGCATTGCTGCNCTTGCCCATTTGTACGAGCAGCTTGGGGATGCCAGTCTAGCTTCCACGAAGCAGATGGCTGGATATCTGACTCTTTTCCAG AGTTGGATATACGAGCATTTCCCTAGCATGGGAAGGAGGCGGTTGGTGTCTTCTTATGATGACACCACACCACGTGCGACTAGGTGGCAGAGCCTTCGGCAGAGTTCGACTCTTGCAGAAATCCGGTCGCAGTTGGATGGCCTGACATATGGTGGAGTTCTATGGCATCCATACGAGGGACATCGGGGCATTCGTCTATTATTCGGAATTTGTATGTATTCTGGATGGATTCGGATTGGTGACACCCTTTCCCGTCATTTACCTGAGCGTGTGATGAGGCAGTTTGGATTTTACCAGGAGATTCCACGACCACCCACTGTCATTGCAGATGCAGATGTAGTCGCTATTGATTTTGCGTGGTTGCACTTCATAGATCACGTTATTAGGAATGTGAGACAGACATCATACCCTTCTGAATGTGTCGATGGATACATACAGTGGTTTAGGAGGGTTTCACATCCCTATATTATTGCTGCTCCAGCTGACGCGAGACCGGCTCTTGCGCCTACACAACGCCCCGATGTTCCACAGGAGGCACGACGTCATCGTAGATCCTCTCCACCTTCACCATCCGGCGCCTTG GCTAGGTTTAGGCAAATGGCTAAAAAGTTACAGGCGATGATATCGTGTCGTCATGTGACCAAAGGTACAGTTGCACATCAGATGACGGTGGAATTGCTTCAAGAAGCTAATGATGGCATTGACGAATATTCCCCGACTAGGAGAGGACAGAGGCATGTGCGTGGTAGACGTTCGACGTCTAATTGA
- the LOC106752587 gene encoding transcription initiation factor TFIID subunit 15b, which produces MLRCTCTTSLPLFTVSTIPYRIPIMSGNYDQDGGGYGRNDGGGYGGRGGGGFGGRGGYQGGDRGGRGGGRGGGSGRDGDWRCPNSSCGNLNFARRVECNKCGAPSPAGANDRGGGGYNRGGYGNSRGGRSGNYDGGRGNGYNSSRGNNNVGRSGGGNRGSQGREDGGYGQVPAPAAQSYGGAGGNYPPAYNSSGGSSNYETDAVPPPASYTGGPASHPPPYGSNTGGYGGGDAHNGGRSGQPVGYDSGYGAGSQGGFGGAPDEPPAKVKQCDENCGDSCDNSRIYISNLPPDVTIEELRELFGGIGQVGRIKQKRGYKDQWPWNIKLYTDEKGNNKGDGCLVYEDPSAAHSAGGFYNNYDLRGYKIAVTMAEKSAPKAPPAYNHGGNRGGYGGDRRRDNYRDAGGSGPDRRDNYGGNRSRPY; this is translated from the exons ATGCTACGTTGTACTTGTACAacttctcttcctctctttacCGTCTCTACAATTCCTTATCGGATTCCAATCATGTCTGGGAATTACGACCAAGATGGTGGCGGATATGGGCGTAACGACGGCGGTGGTTATGGTGGTCGGGGAGGTGGAGGATTCGGCGGACGAG GTGGGTATCAAGGCGGGGATCGTGGTGGTAGAGGTGGTGGCCGCGGCGGCGGAAGTGGTAGAGACGGTGACTGGCGTTGCCCTAACTCAAG TTGTGGGAATTTGAACTTTGCGAGAAGGGTTGAATGTAACAAATGTGGTGCTCCTTCTCCTGCTGGTGCTAATGATCGTGGTGGAGGTGGTTATAATAGAGGGGGATATGGCAACAGTCGTGGGGGTAGATCTGGTAACTATGATGGAGGAAGAGGTAATGGTTATAATAGTAGTAGGGGGAATAACAATGTTGGAAGAAGTGGGGGAGGCAACAGAGGTAGTCAAGGCAGAGAAGATGGTGGCTATGGTCAAGTTCCTGCACCTGCAGCCCAATCTTATGGTGGGGCTGGTGGAAACTATCCACCTGCGTACAATTCTTCTGGTGGGAGTTCAAATTATGAAACTGATGCAGTTCCTCCGCCTGCTAGCTATACTGGTGGACCTGCATCTCACCCTCCACCATATGGGAGTAATACTGGTGGTTATGGTGGCGGAGATGCACATAATGGTGGTAGGTCTGGGCAACCGGTTGGATATGATAGTGGTTATGGTGCCGGTAGTCAAGGTGGATTCGGTGGAGCTCCTGATGAGCCCCCTGCTAAGGTGAAGCAATGTGATGAGAATTGTGGGGATTCCTGTGACAACTCTAGAATCTACATATCAAACTTACCTCCGGATGTGACTATTGAAGAATTGAGAGAGCTTTTTGGAGGCATTGGACAA GTTggaagaataaaacaaaagaggGGGTACAAAGATCAGTGGCCTTGGAACATAAAGCTATACActgatgagaaaggaaacaacaAGGGTGATGGTTGTCTTGTGTATGAAGACCCTTCCGCAGCACATTCTGCTGGCGGTTTTTACAATA ATTATGATTTGAGGGGTTACAAAATCGCTGTTACAATGGCTGAAAAGTCTGCACCAAAAGCCCCACCTGCATATAACCATGG GGGCAACAGGGGTGGCTATGGTGGAGATAGACGCAGAGACAATTATAGAGATGCAGGTGGTTCTGGTCCAGATAGGCGAGACAATTACGGTGGGAATCGTTCACGACCATACTGA
- the LOC106752627 gene encoding cinnamoyl-CoA reductase 1 translates to MEKVVCVTGGSGAIGSWLVHLLLNRGYTVHATVQNLNDEAETKHLEALDGAPARLRLFQMELLHYDSVLAAVCGCAGVFHVASPCTVEQVQDPQKELLDPAIKGTLNVLTAAKEAGVRRVVVTSSTSAIVPSPNWPGDVPKRENCWTDVEFCKQKGLWYPLSKTLAEKAAWDFAKETGLDVVVVNPGNVVGPVIAPRLNASMIMFVRLLQGCDDTYEHFFMGSVHFKDVALAHILVYENKSAVGRHVCVEAISHYGDFVAKVAELYPEYNVPKMARDTQPGVLRVKDGSKKLMDLGLQFIPMEKIIKDAVEDLKIKGFIS, encoded by the exons ATGGAGAAGGTGGTGTGTGTCACCGGCGGCAGCGGCGCCATCGGTTCATGGCTCGTCCACCTTCTTCTGAACCGCGGCTACACTGTCCACGCCACCGTCCAAAATCTCA ACGATGAGGCCGAGACGAAGCATCTAGAAGCCTTGGATGGAGCGCCGGCGCGCCTCCGCCTCTTCCAGATGGAGCTCCTCCACTACGATTCCGTCCTCGCCGCAGTGTGCGGCTGCGCCGGCGTGTTCCACGTCGCATCTCCTTGCACTGTTGAACAAGTCCAGGACCCTCAG AAGGAGCTTCTGGACCCGGCGATAAAGGGCACCTTGAACGTGCTAACGGCAGCGAAGGAAGCAGGGGTACGTCGCGTGGTGGTCACGTCCTCCACCTCCGCGATTGTTCCGAGCCCTAATTGGCCCGGTGACGTTCCGAAGAGGGAGAACTGCTGGACTGATGTCGAATTTTGCAAGCAAAAGGGG TTGTGGTATCCATTGTCAAAGACTTTGGCCGAGAAGGCAGCTTGGGATTTTGCAAAGGAGACTGGGTTAGATGTTGTTGTAGTGAATCCTGGCAATGTGGTGGGTCCTGTTATTGCACCGAGGCTTAATGCAAGCATGATCATGTTTGTGCGCCTACTTCAAG GTTGTGATGATACATATGAACACTTTTTTATGGGATCGGTCCACTTTAAGGATGTAGCATTGGCACATATTTTGGTGTATGAGAATAAATCTGCAGTTGGTAGGCATGTGTGTGTTGAAGCTATCTCTCACTATGGTGATTTTGTGGCCAAAGTTGCTGAACTTTATCCGGAGTACAATGTGCCTAA GATGGCACGAGATACCCAACCAGGAGTATTGAGAGTGAAGGATGGATCAAAGAAACTTATGGATTTGGGTTTGCAATTCATTCCTATGGAGAAGATTATAAAGGATGCTGTAGAGGACTTGAAGATAAAAGGGTTCATTTCATAA